A section of the Tenrec ecaudatus isolate mTenEca1 chromosome 10, mTenEca1.hap1, whole genome shotgun sequence genome encodes:
- the LINGO2 gene encoding leucine-rich repeat and immunoglobulin-like domain-containing nogo receptor-interacting protein 2 translates to MLHTAISCWQPFLGLAVMLVFMGSTIGCPARCECSAQNKSVSCHRRRLIAIPEGIPIETKILDLSKNRLKSVNPEEFLSYPLLEEIDLSDNIIANVEPGAFNNLFNLRSLRLKGNRLKLVPLGVFTGLTNLTKLDISENKIVILLDYMFQDLHSLKSLEVGDNDLVYISHRAFSGLLSLQELTLEKCNLTAVPTEALSHLRSLVSLHLKHLNINTMPAYAFKRLFHLKHLEIDYWPLLDMMPANSLYGLNLTSLSITNTNLSVVPFLAFKHLIYLTHLNLSYNPISTIEAGMLSDLIRLQELHIVGAQLRTIEAHSFQGLRFLRVLNVSQNLLETLEENVFSSPRALEVLSINNNPLACDCRLLWILQRQPTLQFGGQQPMCAGPDTIRERSFKDFHSTALSFYFTCKKPKIRDKKLHHLLVEEGQTVQLACNADGDPQPVIAWVTPRRRFITAKSNGRATVLGDGALEIRFVQDQDSGVYVCIASNAAGNDTFTTSLTVKGFASDRFLYANRTPMYMTDSNDTIANGTNANTFALDLKTILVSTAMGCFTFLGVVLFCFLLLFVWSRGKGKHKNNIDLEYVPRKNNGAVVEGEVAGPRRFNMKMI, encoded by the coding sequence ATGCTTCACACGGCTATATCATGCTGGCAGCCATTCCTGGGTCTGGCTGTGATGTTAGTCTTCATGGGATCCACCATTGGCTGCCCTGCTCGCTGCGAGTGCTCCGCCCAGAACAAATCTGTTAGCTGCCACAGGAGACGGTTGATCGCCATCCCCGAGGGCATTCCCATTGAGACCAAAATTTTGGACCTTAGCAAGAACAGGCTGAAAAGTGTCAACCCCGAGGAGTTCCTATCGTATCCGCTTCTGGAGGAGATAGACTTGAGTGACAACATCATTGCCAACGTGGAGCCGGGAGCTTTTAACAATCTCTTTAACCTGCGATCCCTCCGCCTGAAAGGCAACCGCCTGAAGCTGGTCCCTTTGGGAGTGTTCACGGGGTTGACCAACCTCACGAAGCTTGACATCAGCGAGAATAAGATCGTCATTTTACTGGACTACATGTTCCAGGACCTGCATAGCCTGAAGTCGCTGGAAGTGGGGGACAATGATCTGGTCTACATCTCGCACAGGGCCTTCAGTGGGCTGCTGAGCTTGCAGGAGCTCACCCTGGAGAAGTGCAACCTCACGGCAGTACCCACAGAAGCCCTCTCCCACCTCCGCAGCCTCGTCAGCCTGCACCTGAAGCATCTCAACATCAACACTATGCCTGCGTATGCCTTTAAAAGACTCTTCCACCTGAAACACCTAGAGATCGACTATTGGCCTTTACTGGACATGATGCCTGCCAATAGCCTCTACGGCCTCAACCTCACCTCCCTCTCCATCACCAACACCAACCTGTCCGTGGTTCCCTTCCTGGCCTTTAAGCATCTGATATACCTGACCCATCTTAACCTCTCCTACAATCCCATCAGCACTATTGAGGCAGGCATGCTCTCTGATCTGATCCGCCTTCAGGAGCTTCATATCGTGGGGGCCCAGCTCCGCACCATTGAAGCTCACTCCTTCCAAGGGCTGCGCTTCCTTCGTGTGCTCAACGTATCTCAGAACCTGCTGGAAACCTTGGAAGAGAATGTGTTCTCTTCCCCAAGGGCTTTGGAGGTCCTGAGCATCAAtaacaacccactggcctgtgactgcCGCCTCCTTTGGATCCTGCAGCGTCAGCCCACCCTGCAGTTCGGCGGACAGCAGCCCATGTGTGCCGGCCCAGACACCATCCGCGAGAGGTCGTTCAAGGATTTCCATAGCACTGCCCTTTCTTTTTACTTCACCTGCAAAAAACCCAAGATCCGGGACAAGAAGCTGCATCACCTGCTCGTGGAGGAAGGGCAGACCGTGCAGCTGGCGTGCAACGCGGACGGGGACCCGCAGCCTGTGATTGCCTGGGTGACGCCCCGGAGGCGGTTCATCACCGCCAAGTCCAATGGAAGGGCCACTGTGCTGGGCGACGGCGCCTTGGAGATCCGCTTCGTCCAGGATCAAGACAGCGGGGTGTATGTTTGCATCGCGAGCAACGCGGCTGGAAATGACACCTTCACCACCTCCCTGACTGTGAAGGGCTTTGCTTCAGACCGCTTCCTGTACGCCAACAGGACCCCTATGTACATGACCGACTCCAACGACACCATTGCCAACGGCACCAACGCCAACACCTTCGCCCTGGACCTTAAAACAATACTGGTGTCCACAGCCATgggctgtttcaccttcctgggcgtggttctgttttgttttctcctcctgtttGTGTGGAGCCGAGGGAAAGGCAAGCACAAAAACAACATTGACCTTGAGTATGTGCCCCGCAAAAACAATGGTGCTGTTGTGGAAGGGGAGGTGGCTGGACCCAGGAGGTTCAACATGAAAATGATTTGA